The Gemmata palustris genome includes a region encoding these proteins:
- a CDS encoding NADH-quinone oxidoreductase subunit NuoE family protein has translation MPALSPELREKIKAYIPKYPRKQAVTLPALHLVHDEMRTVSNEAIVEIAEILELHPSEVHDAMTFYEFFKGEGQKLGTTRLWVCRGLACMLRGAYELIEHCEHKLGVSCGHATADGKITLEFAECIGACDGAPACLVNDVHAMNLTPEKADQLITELKLK, from the coding sequence ATGCCGGCGCTGAGTCCTGAGCTTCGCGAGAAGATCAAGGCGTACATTCCGAAGTACCCGCGAAAGCAGGCGGTGACGCTGCCGGCGCTGCACCTCGTTCACGACGAGATGCGCACGGTGTCGAACGAGGCCATCGTCGAGATCGCTGAGATCCTCGAGCTGCACCCGTCGGAAGTTCACGACGCGATGACCTTCTACGAGTTCTTCAAGGGCGAGGGCCAGAAGCTCGGTACGACGCGGTTGTGGGTGTGTCGCGGGCTGGCGTGCATGCTCCGCGGGGCTTACGAACTCATCGAGCACTGCGAACACAAGCTCGGCGTGTCGTGCGGTCACGCGACGGCCGACGGCAAGATCACGCTGGAGTTCGCGGAGTGCATCGGGGCGTGCGACGGTGCCCCGGCCTGCCTGGTGAACGACGTCCACGCCATGAATCTGACGCCCGAAAAGGCCGACCAGTTGATTACGGAGCTGAAGCTCAAATAG
- the nuoF gene encoding NADH-quinone oxidoreductase subunit NuoF: MPYEPVLLARINKPNSGKLEGYRADGGYATIERALKEKQPIDVTTQVKDSGLRGRGGAGFPCGLKWTFLPKDHPGPIYLCVNADESEPCTYNNRILMEKDPHQVLEGIMLACYAIRSQKAFYYVRYEYGDSFRSLQAAIDELYAAKLLGQNILGSGFNLDIVLHRGAGAYICGEETGLIESLEGKRAWPRIKPPFPAIEGAFRKPTIVNNVETLACVTQIMKRGIDWFKSFGVPPDPKNPRDAGSYGPKLYTLAGHVEKPVCVEVPMGITLRDLVEKHGGGVWKGRKAKAVNPGGLSMGFVDVNAPLKGEDGKTEYDIPLDFNGPGRVGCLGLGTAAVTVIDDQTSMIDVLHNVCQFFSHESCGQCTPCREGTGWMLKITDRLRRGLGRKEDLDILIDVGDRIGIMPGTTICGLSDGAGWPVKTAIRKFRAEFEAAIKSGAKSKYAKSLALAGSH, from the coding sequence ATGCCATACGAACCCGTACTCCTGGCCCGCATTAACAAGCCCAACAGCGGCAAGCTGGAGGGGTACCGCGCCGACGGCGGGTACGCCACCATCGAACGCGCCCTGAAGGAAAAGCAGCCGATCGATGTCACCACGCAGGTGAAGGACTCCGGGCTGCGCGGGCGCGGCGGCGCGGGCTTCCCCTGTGGGCTCAAGTGGACCTTCTTGCCGAAGGACCACCCGGGACCGATCTACCTGTGCGTCAACGCGGATGAGTCCGAGCCGTGTACGTACAACAACCGCATCCTGATGGAGAAAGACCCCCACCAGGTACTCGAAGGGATCATGCTGGCGTGCTACGCCATCCGGTCCCAGAAGGCGTTCTACTACGTCCGCTACGAGTACGGGGACTCGTTCCGCTCGCTCCAGGCTGCCATCGACGAACTGTACGCGGCCAAACTGCTCGGCCAGAACATTCTGGGCAGCGGGTTCAACCTCGACATCGTGCTGCACCGCGGCGCCGGGGCGTACATCTGCGGGGAAGAGACCGGGCTCATCGAGAGTCTGGAAGGAAAACGCGCGTGGCCGCGTATCAAGCCGCCCTTCCCGGCGATCGAGGGCGCGTTCCGCAAGCCGACGATCGTGAACAACGTCGAAACGCTCGCGTGCGTCACGCAGATCATGAAGCGCGGGATCGATTGGTTCAAGTCGTTCGGCGTGCCGCCCGACCCGAAGAACCCGCGCGACGCCGGGAGCTACGGTCCCAAGCTGTACACGCTCGCGGGCCACGTTGAGAAGCCGGTGTGCGTCGAGGTGCCAATGGGCATCACGCTCCGCGATCTCGTGGAGAAGCACGGCGGTGGCGTGTGGAAGGGCCGCAAGGCGAAGGCCGTGAACCCCGGCGGGTTGAGCATGGGGTTCGTGGACGTGAACGCGCCGCTCAAGGGCGAAGATGGGAAGACCGAGTACGACATTCCCCTCGACTTCAACGGTCCCGGGCGCGTCGGGTGCCTCGGGCTCGGTACCGCCGCGGTCACCGTCATCGATGACCAGACCAGCATGATCGACGTGTTGCACAACGTCTGCCAGTTCTTCAGCCACGAGAGCTGCGGGCAGTGTACCCCGTGCCGCGAGGGGACCGGCTGGATGCTGAAGATCACCGACCGGCTCCGGCGCGGGCTCGGGCGCAAGGAAGATCTGGACATCCTGATTGACGTCGGCGACCGAATCGGCATCATGCCCGGTACGACGATTTGCGGGCTCTCCGACGGCGCCGGGTGGCCCGTGAAGACCGCGATCCGTAAGTTCCGCGCGGAGTTCGAGGCCGCGATCAAGAGCGGCGCGAAGAGCAAGTACGCGAAGTCGCTCGCCCTAGCCGGTTCACACTGA